From a single Micromonospora carbonacea genomic region:
- a CDS encoding dienelactone hydrolase family protein produces MRIHEEHFTVDGVPAVRWTPDNSTTDPHPLILIGHGGGQHKTAPAVVHRAHRFAASGFAVVAVDAPNHGDRPSDDRYQRIATQIRARADAGDDPAPLLADFQALVAAQTVPEWRAVLDRLDPGPVGYWGVSLGCGLGVPFVAAEPRVRAAVLGLGGASARAAVEAAARITVPVEFLVQWDDERVPRAQSLALFDAFGSAEKTLHANPGRHGDRLPEHELDSAVRFFTRHLTPPH; encoded by the coding sequence ATGCGCATCCACGAAGAACACTTCACCGTCGACGGTGTGCCCGCTGTCCGGTGGACCCCGGACAACAGCACCACCGACCCCCACCCGCTGATCCTCATCGGCCACGGCGGCGGCCAGCACAAGACCGCCCCCGCCGTCGTGCACCGCGCCCACCGGTTCGCAGCCAGCGGTTTCGCGGTCGTCGCGGTGGACGCACCGAACCACGGCGACCGCCCGAGCGACGACCGCTACCAGCGCATCGCCACGCAGATCCGGGCCCGCGCCGACGCCGGCGACGACCCGGCACCCCTGCTCGCCGACTTCCAGGCGCTCGTCGCCGCGCAGACCGTACCGGAATGGCGGGCCGTCCTGGACCGCCTCGATCCCGGACCGGTCGGCTACTGGGGCGTCTCGCTGGGCTGCGGGCTCGGTGTGCCGTTCGTGGCCGCCGAACCCCGGGTCCGCGCGGCGGTCCTCGGCCTGGGCGGGGCCTCGGCCCGCGCCGCCGTCGAGGCCGCCGCGCGGATCACCGTGCCCGTCGAGTTCCTGGTCCAGTGGGACGACGAGCGGGTCCCCCGCGCGCAGAGCCTCGCCCTGTTCGACGCGTTCGGCTCCGCCGAGAAGACCCTGCACGCCAACCCGGGCCGGCACGGCGACCGGCTGCCCGAACACGAGCTGGACAGCGCGGTCCGGTTCTTCACCCGGCACCTCACGCCCCCGCACTGA
- a CDS encoding transcriptional regulator, translating to MTATIGAPDPGPGHPVTGLDEVVHQRARLGILTIAHEAHRVEFGYLRTHLELTAGNLSKHLSVLETAGLIEIQKGYEGRRGRTWITLTAAGATALADEIARLKQLIARVETTNWP from the coding sequence GTGACGGCGACGATCGGCGCCCCGGACCCGGGCCCAGGGCACCCGGTCACCGGGCTGGACGAGGTGGTGCACCAGCGGGCACGGCTGGGCATCCTGACCATCGCGCACGAGGCCCACCGGGTCGAGTTCGGCTACCTGCGCACCCACCTCGAGCTGACCGCCGGCAACCTCTCCAAGCACCTCAGCGTGCTGGAAACGGCCGGCCTGATCGAGATCCAGAAAGGCTACGAGGGTCGGCGCGGCCGTACCTGGATCACCCTCACCGCCGCCGGAGCCACCGCGCTCGCCGACGAGATCGCGCGACTCAAGCAGCTCATCGCCCGCGTCGAGACGACCAACTGGCCGTAG
- a CDS encoding phosphotransferase family protein — translation MQAFEAQQATRAAVSIGSSLGLAVHDAVVLHNSNALTLRLQPCDVLARVAPIAHQRAQLEVDVARGLAGAGSPVAALESPEVFVRGDYVVTLWTYYEPVTTQPIPKAEYVGALERLHAGLRRIDLPAPHFTDRVSAAQRLVADHARTPELAAPDRAFLAGTLARMRRAVTDSGRPEQLLHGEPHPGNLLSTRAGPLFIDFETCCRGPVEFDVAHTPDEVAGHYPGADHRLLRDCRALVLAMITAWRWDRDDQFPDGRRLGIEWLSELRSTAGGLDE, via the coding sequence ATGCAGGCGTTCGAGGCTCAGCAGGCGACGCGGGCAGCCGTGTCGATCGGCTCGTCGCTCGGCCTGGCCGTCCACGACGCCGTCGTCCTGCACAACTCGAACGCGCTCACCCTGCGTTTACAGCCCTGCGACGTGCTCGCCCGGGTGGCGCCGATCGCACACCAACGCGCCCAACTTGAGGTGGACGTCGCTCGGGGGTTGGCCGGGGCCGGGAGCCCGGTGGCCGCGCTGGAGTCGCCCGAGGTCTTCGTCCGGGGCGACTACGTGGTCACCCTCTGGACCTACTACGAACCGGTGACCACCCAGCCGATCCCCAAGGCCGAGTACGTCGGCGCGCTCGAACGCCTGCACGCCGGCCTGCGCAGGATCGACCTGCCCGCCCCGCATTTCACCGACCGGGTCTCTGCGGCCCAGAGGTTGGTGGCCGACCACGCCCGAACGCCGGAACTGGCTGCCCCCGACCGGGCCTTCCTCGCCGGCACGTTGGCCCGGATGCGCCGAGCGGTCACCGACAGCGGCCGGCCCGAGCAGCTCCTGCACGGCGAACCCCATCCGGGCAACCTGCTCTCGACCCGGGCCGGCCCGCTCTTCATCGACTTCGAGACGTGCTGTCGGGGGCCGGTCGAGTTCGACGTGGCCCACACGCCCGACGAGGTCGCAGGCCACTATCCGGGGGCCGATCACCGGTTGCTCCGAGACTGCCGGGCCCTCGTGCTGGCGATGATCACCGCGTGGCGTTGGGATCGCGACGACCAGTTCCCCGACGGCCGCCGGCTCGGCATCGAGTGGCTGAGCGAACTCCGTAGCACAGCGGGCGGCCTGGACGAGTAA
- a CDS encoding maleylpyruvate isomerase N-terminal domain-containing protein — translation MTGTDGAGVRAAVDEMGRVLRPHTERDWAVPAGTLEWDCWTTAAHVAHDLLAYAGQLAGRPADGYLPFDLRVSPTATPARVLAVVAACGGLLATAVDAADPDLRAWHFGPCDPAGFAAMGVAETLLHTHDITRGLRVDWQPPAAPAAAVLARLFPEAPPGPPAEVLLWMTGRAELDGRPRRAAWTWQAALP, via the coding sequence ATGACGGGCACGGATGGAGCGGGCGTACGCGCCGCCGTCGACGAGATGGGCCGCGTCCTGCGGCCACACACCGAACGCGACTGGGCGGTGCCGGCCGGAACCCTGGAGTGGGACTGCTGGACCACGGCGGCGCACGTGGCGCACGACCTGCTCGCGTACGCGGGGCAGCTGGCCGGCCGGCCCGCCGACGGCTACCTGCCGTTCGACCTGCGGGTCTCCCCTACCGCGACGCCCGCCCGGGTGCTGGCCGTCGTCGCCGCCTGCGGCGGACTGCTCGCCACCGCCGTCGACGCGGCCGACCCGGACCTGCGGGCCTGGCACTTCGGCCCCTGCGACCCGGCCGGGTTCGCCGCCATGGGCGTGGCCGAGACCCTCCTGCACACCCACGACATCACCCGGGGCCTCCGCGTCGACTGGCAGCCGCCCGCCGCGCCCGCCGCCGCCGTGCTGGCCCGCCTGTTCCCGGAGGCCCCGCCCGGCCCGCCCGCCGAGGTGCTGCTGTGGATGACGGGACGGGCCGAGCTCGACGGACGGCCCCGCCGCGCCGCGTGGACGTGGCAGGCCGCCCTGCCCTGA
- a CDS encoding alpha/beta hydrolase has product MRFTTEQRLDDGVLEREFALGEIPGILWTPASASAPVPLILLGHPPLGLRRMYPRLVARARHAAADGFAAACIELPGSGDRPRWAAAEQARADLRRALEAGGPVSDEIVDALILPLVDRAVPELRSALDALLALPEIGGPVGYSGGLISVGIRLAVVEPRIVAAGLFAGSLVPRVMFEEARQVTTPLHVLLQWDDEGNDRQAALDLFDAFGSTEKTLHANMGGHTGVPQFAGEDAAGFFARHLR; this is encoded by the coding sequence ATGCGTTTCACTACCGAACAGCGCCTCGACGACGGCGTCCTCGAACGCGAGTTCGCCCTCGGCGAGATCCCCGGCATCCTGTGGACGCCCGCATCCGCATCCGCGCCGGTCCCGCTGATCCTGCTCGGCCACCCTCCGCTCGGACTGCGCAGGATGTACCCCCGCCTGGTGGCCCGGGCCCGGCACGCCGCGGCGGACGGCTTCGCCGCGGCGTGCATCGAGCTTCCCGGCAGCGGTGACCGGCCCCGTTGGGCCGCCGCCGAGCAGGCCCGCGCCGACCTGCGCCGGGCGCTGGAGGCCGGCGGGCCGGTCAGCGACGAGATCGTCGACGCCCTCATCCTCCCGCTCGTCGACAGGGCGGTCCCGGAACTACGGTCCGCCCTGGACGCCCTCCTGGCGCTGCCCGAGATCGGCGGCCCGGTCGGATACTCGGGCGGGCTGATCTCCGTGGGCATCCGGCTCGCGGTGGTCGAGCCCCGCATCGTGGCCGCCGGCCTCTTCGCCGGGAGCCTCGTGCCCCGCGTCATGTTCGAGGAGGCCCGACAGGTCACCACTCCGCTGCACGTCCTGCTGCAGTGGGACGACGAGGGCAACGACCGGCAGGCGGCCCTGGACCTGTTCGACGCCTTCGGCTCCACGGAGAAGACGCTGCACGCCAACATGGGCGGACACACCGGTGTCCCGCAGTTCGCCGGGGAGGACGCGGCCGGGTTCTTCGCCCGGCACCTGCGCTAG
- a CDS encoding phosphotransferase — MGEEQRLPGGNTGGAVRVGDTIRRTPGPWTPSVHALLRHLETVGFDGAPRARGFDEHGREVLSFLPGETVGAARPWPAWAHSDDALRQVARWLRDLHAAVAGFVPPAGARWREGGAWRPGLIVGHNDAAPYNAAWADGRLVGFFDWDFAAPVTREWDLAFTAFAWVPLHARHVVAAEGFTAFADRPRRLRLFLDAYGHAGPVGPFVETVRQRVAASAEGIRRTAAAGDPAYRMMVDRGVDAALETAVRDLADFPVG, encoded by the coding sequence GTGGGTGAGGAGCAGCGACTTCCCGGCGGCAATACCGGCGGCGCGGTCCGGGTCGGCGACACCATCCGGCGTACGCCGGGGCCGTGGACGCCGTCGGTGCACGCGCTGCTGCGGCACCTGGAGACGGTCGGCTTCGACGGGGCGCCCCGGGCGCGGGGCTTCGACGAGCACGGGCGGGAGGTCCTGTCGTTCCTGCCCGGGGAGACGGTCGGCGCGGCCCGGCCGTGGCCGGCCTGGGCGCACAGCGACGACGCGCTGCGCCAGGTGGCGCGGTGGCTGCGGGACCTGCACGCCGCGGTGGCGGGCTTCGTGCCGCCCGCCGGGGCGCGGTGGCGCGAGGGCGGCGCCTGGCGGCCGGGGCTGATCGTCGGGCACAACGACGCCGCCCCGTACAACGCGGCGTGGGCCGACGGGCGGCTCGTCGGGTTCTTCGACTGGGACTTCGCCGCCCCGGTCACCCGCGAGTGGGACCTGGCGTTCACCGCGTTCGCGTGGGTGCCGCTGCACGCCCGGCACGTGGTGGCCGCCGAGGGGTTCACGGCGTTCGCGGACCGGCCCCGGCGGCTGCGGTTGTTCCTCGACGCCTACGGTCACGCCGGGCCGGTGGGGCCGTTCGTCGAAACGGTCCGCCAGCGGGTGGCCGCGTCGGCCGAGGGCATCCGCCGCACGGCGGCGGCCGGCGACCCCGCGTACCGGATGATGGTCGACCGCGGCGTCGACGCCGCGCTGGAGACGGCGGTGCGGGATCTGGCCGACTTCCCGGTCGGGTGA
- a CDS encoding alpha/beta fold hydrolase, protein MTEALIEVDDGTRLRTWTTGPANPQTLSLVMLHGGPGIRDYLAPVAGIVDDRYRVHRYDQRGTGGSSWTGQHTIACHVRDLALLLDTWGHDRVVLAGHSFGAHLASYFLLAQPDRVAGLVQLAGPFLAPWREADRAAQRARRTDAQQARLDAVESRTDAEEIEYLTLSWCTDHADRGRAWEWASAAARSLRPVNYAMNHQLNAAAKADPLESRVDELRERLPPDAMIIGGAGDSRPADALRRLGARLGCEVTIVPDAGHHPWLEAAERFAAVFRAAVGRQARRGG, encoded by the coding sequence ATGACCGAAGCCCTGATCGAGGTGGATGACGGCACGCGGCTGCGGACCTGGACCACAGGCCCGGCGAACCCGCAGACGCTGTCCCTGGTGATGCTGCACGGCGGCCCCGGGATCCGCGACTATCTGGCCCCGGTCGCCGGCATCGTCGACGACCGGTATCGGGTGCACCGCTACGACCAGCGCGGCACCGGCGGGTCCTCCTGGACCGGGCAGCACACGATCGCCTGCCACGTGCGCGACCTGGCGTTGTTGCTCGACACGTGGGGACACGACCGGGTGGTGCTGGCCGGGCACTCGTTCGGCGCCCACCTGGCCAGCTACTTCCTGCTCGCGCAGCCCGATCGGGTGGCCGGGCTGGTGCAGCTCGCCGGGCCCTTCCTGGCGCCGTGGCGGGAGGCAGACCGGGCAGCACAGCGGGCCCGACGCACCGACGCGCAGCAGGCCAGGCTCGACGCGGTGGAGTCCCGCACCGACGCCGAGGAGATCGAGTACCTGACGCTGTCGTGGTGCACCGACCACGCCGACCGGGGCCGGGCATGGGAGTGGGCGTCGGCGGCGGCGCGCTCGCTGCGGCCCGTCAACTACGCGATGAACCACCAGCTCAACGCGGCGGCGAAGGCCGACCCGCTCGAATCTCGCGTGGACGAACTCCGTGAGCGGCTGCCGCCCGACGCGATGATCATCGGCGGTGCCGGCGACAGCCGCCCCGCCGATGCGCTGCGCCGTCTGGGGGCACGTCTCGGCTGCGAGGTGACCATCGTGCCGGACGCGGGTCACCATCCCTGGCTGGAGGCGGCGGAGCGGTTCGCCGCGGTGTTCCGCGCCGCAGTGGGCAGGCAGGCCCGTCGGGGCGGTTGA